One Prinia subflava isolate CZ2003 ecotype Zambia chromosome 8, Cam_Psub_1.2, whole genome shotgun sequence DNA window includes the following coding sequences:
- the ID1 gene encoding DNA-binding protein inhibitor ID-1 has translation MKVAAVASSPLPAGAGGPLKAVRPGEAARCGPVPGVSPVAAEQAAAALLYDMKGCYSRLRALVPTLPRHRRVSKVELLQHVIDYIWDLQLELQCGPPRPAAAGDSPEAPCIPAADRILCR, from the exons ATGAAGGTCGCCGCTGTCGCTTCTTCGCCGCTCCCCGCGGGCGCCGGCGGCCCGCTGAAGGCGGTGCGGCCCGGAGAGGCCGCTCGCTGCGGGCCGGTCCCAGGGGTGTCCCCGGTGGCGGCGGAGCAGGCGGCCGCCGCGCTGCTGTACGATATGAAGGGCTGTTACTCGCGGCTACGGGCGCTGGTGCCGACGCTGCCGCGGCACCGGCGGGTCTCCAaggtggagctgctgcagcacgtTATCGACTACATCTGGgacctgcagctggagctgcagtgcgGCCCCCCTCGCCCCGCCGCTGCTGGGGACTCCCCCGAG GCTCCGTGCATTCCCGCTGCCGATCGGATCCTTTGCCGCTGA